CAGACGAAGCGGATCGCCGCGTGGCGGCCGACATGGGTATCGTCGCCGGCGAAGGTCCATTTGCCGTTGAGCCAGAAGCCCAGGCAGGCGCCGGCGAGACGGCCGATCACGTTGGCCGGCTCGACTGCCATCACCCACTCGCTGAGCGCCAGCATCAGCCCGTACTCGAGCAGCCATTGGGCGATGCCGATGACGGCGTAGGAGGCGGCGTGGCGGCGCAGGGTCATGGCGGCGCATTGTCCGGGATGCGCCACCACTGCGCATCGCCGGCGGTGGCGGCCAGTGCCGCGCCGCTGCGTTGCAGCCCGGCGCGCTGCGCCGGGGTGAGCGTCGCCGGTCGCAGGAGCACGTGCGCGATGCGGTTCGCGTGCAGCAGGTGCGCCCATGCCCGGCCGCTGGGGTCGGCGTCGGCCTCGATGCCGGCGGCTTCCCAGCGCGGCGAATACCACAGCATGTTGCGGCCGCGCTGGCCGAGTTCGGCCAGCGCGATGCTGCTGCCGGGCAGCAGCAAGACCGTGCCGGCGTGGTTGCCGGCAGCGCGCAGGCGCGCCGCCAATATGCGCTCGGGCAGGTAACGCTCCAGCAACGGCGCGTCCCGTCCGGCGGCGGCGATCGTGTATTTCAGCGCACCGGTGCGCAGCATCCAGTTGGCATTGGTGGCGAAGGCCAGGTTGAGCATGCACAACGCCCAGAACGCGGCGTTGGCACCGCGTGCCAGCGGATAGGCGACGACCAGCGCGGGAATGGCCAAGGCCAGTCCCGGTTGCAGGTAGCGCGCGTACTGCAGCGGCAGCAGCGGCAGCAAGACGGCGGCGCCGGCCACGAGCGCGAGTCCGCGGGTGCGGGCATCGCGCAGGGCGAGCAGCCACACCCCGGCCAGCGCGACCAGCGCGAAGCCGAAACCGCCGTCGAAGGATTCCAGGTAGTGCTCGGTGTCGAAGCTGATGTCCCACAGCACGTCGACATCCAGGCCGGCTCGCCAACGGGGGTCATCCAAGTCCCTGACCGCGAAATATGGCGACCGGAACGTGGCGTTCAGCAGCGGCAACAACGGATTGCCGGCGATGGACCAGGCAGTCAGGTAGCTGGAGGCGCCGATGGCGAAGGTGACGAGCATGGCAAGCGGCAGCCAGCGCCACGGGATGGCTGCGCGGTGCCGCCACCACGCCCATGCCAGCAGCGGCAATGCGACTACGCCATGCATCAACTTGAACCCCCAGAGCGCACCGAACAGGATCGCGCCCGCGAACAGCGCGCGCGCTCCGGACGCGGCGTTGTCGCGCAATACCAGCCATGCCAGCGCCGGCAGCAAGGCCATCGCCGGCAGTTCGGTCTGCATCCCGGCCGCCAGGTGCATGCTCATCGGCAGGCTGCCCAGCAGGGCGACCGCCCACCATCGGCGGCGCGCATCGCCGCCAAGCGCGCCGACCAGGGCGAACGCCGCGGCGGCGGAGATCCCCAGCCACAGGCCGTCCAGCGCACCGCGCGCTTCCGTGCCGGCCAGCACCTGCGCCACCCCCTGCAGGACGTCGCCGGCCCATGGCGCCAGCGCCCACACCTGCAGGTTCGGATCCATCGCGTAGCGCGCGGTTTCCTGCAGCTGCCAGGGCAGCCCAAGGTGGTAGACCACGTCGTCGTACTGCATGGTCGGCAGCCAGGCGCCGGTGCTGGCCAGGCCGAGCAGCAGGATCGCGGCGGTCGATGCGATCGGCGCGGCGCGCGCGGCGTCGTCGAAATGCCGCCATGCGCTGCGGCAGGCATCGGCGATGGCCGTGCGCCGCCATGCGATCAAGCCGATGCATGCCAGGGCATAGACCGCGCGATGGTGGATCGGCCATGGCAACAGCCAGCCCAGCGTGCCGGCGATGAGCGCAAGGCCAAGCACCAGGGCGACTGGGCCGGCCATGACAAGGCTGCCGATGGCGATGGCCGCTGCGGCCAGCATGGCTACCGCGAGCATCGGAACGGGGCCGGCGAAAACGCACAAGGCAAGCAGCCAGAGGGCGGAAAGCGCGGCGGCAAGGCTCCAGCCCAGCCATCGCTGCAACGGCCAGGCCGCGACCAGCGCCAGCAATGCCAACAGCGCATGCTCGAAGAAGCGCGGGAACGGCAATGCCTCCCACAGGCGGTGCACGCCAAGACCGGCTGCGCAGGCGGCCATGCCTGCCCACAACAGCGAGGCGGGAACATGGCGATGAACACGGGAGAAAAACGACATGCACGGGATGCTAGGGATTCCCCGGTCGACGTCAATCCCCGCACGCACGGCGCATCGGTGCCGCTAGAATCGGGTCGCTCCGCAACCGGGAACACACATGGCCACAGCGTTGCACGTGATCATCCTCGCCGCCGGCGAAGGCAAGCGCATGAAATCCGCGGTGCCGAAGGTGCTGCAGAAGATCGCCGGCAGGCCGATGCTGGCGCAGGTGGTCGATACCGCGCGCGCGCTGCAGCCGGCCGGCATCCATGTGGTCTACGGCCATGGCGGCGATGCGGTGCGCGCCGCCTTCGCCGGGCAAGCCGACCTGCAGTGGGCCGAGCAGGCCCGGCAGCTCGGCACCGGCCACGCGGTGCAGCAGGCGATGCCGAACGTGCCGGACGACGTGCGCGTGCTGGTGCTGTACGGCG
Above is a genomic segment from Thermomonas aquatica containing:
- a CDS encoding GtrA family protein, which gives rise to MTLRRHAASYAVIGIAQWLLEYGLMLALSEWVMAVEPANVIGRLAGACLGFWLNGKWTFAGDDTHVGRHAAIRFVCMWIALTVLNTWIVAHLDDVFGLRGAQLLKPGADLLSGGIGFLLSRHWVYNKKR